In Toxotes jaculatrix isolate fToxJac2 chromosome 12, fToxJac2.pri, whole genome shotgun sequence, the following are encoded in one genomic region:
- the fam222ba gene encoding protein FAM222B produces MLACLPGPGDLPLQLLPHTQMNTGLQKWDTTQRMRSAPFPTPAELDAYAKKVANNPLTIKIFPNSVKVPQRNHVRRTVNGLDTSGQRYSPYPSSQASAKTGLLAIVKVPTVKGIVKDFDGSRARLHPEIIMNPPTGPYQVASTSTLNHHPPLPNLPRSQQSLPLQPQDPPQTLQMPLPQHQGHTQSLRHPPPMAQHPQGPPRLQTLSQHPALGHPQGPPTVMLQQQHLQQQPPPGLQGGRKLPDGDAPPNVTVSTSTIPLSMAAGLHQGRQADLSTIVHQINQFCQARAQGAGATSMCEGQIANPSPISRNLLISACSRVSMHSNPATPGFPPPNCIIGPQEKATVPVGAHPPPSVAAMNHLPSSHTDLKQQHHLQPHLHPQQNQQQQIQHNTQQQKMRSWNQHQLAHVPHIQNGGTHLCKQPSRDPAFHFKGMGYPAEVCVGQPYTLKPPLERPTPSPPVNNNGMPGPMAHYTNGHYFQSHIWNSSILPTPNSDSSGSQDVAMSFHGAGPGGCTTLDCGPPGAPHYRLGASSSSASSAQTTLMQTADYLGGDFQTPYFRDQNLGLMGKMHRPALSRVGLEVGDGRTALIQHPGYR; encoded by the coding sequence GGGACACCACACAAAGGATGAGATCCGCTCCATTTCCAACCCCTGCAGAATTGGATGCATATGCTAAGAAGGTTGCCAACAACCCCCTCACCATCAAGATCTTCCCCAACAGCGTCAAGGTCCCCCAGCGAAACCACGTGCGCCGCACAGTAAACGGGCTGGATACGTCAGGCCAGCGCTACAGCCCATACCCTTCGTCTCAGGCCAGTGCCAAGACAGGCCTCCTCGCCATCGTCAAGGTGCCCACGGTCAAAGGTATCGTGAAAGATTTTGACGGCAGCCGGGCTCGCTTGCACCCTGAAATCATCATGAACCCTCCCACTGGACCCTACCAAGTGGCTTCGACCAGCACTTTAAACCACCACCCACCTCTGCCAAACCTTCCCCGGTCACAGCAAAGCTTACCCCTTCAACCGCAGGACCCACCTCAGACTCTACAGATGCCCCTCCCTCAGCACCAGGGTCACACCCAGAGCCTCAGACACCCTCCTCCCATGGCCCAGCACCCTCAGGGCCCACCCAGACTTCAGACTCTGTCTCAGCACCCAGCCCTTGGGCATCCACAGGGGCCCCCTACTGTCatgcttcagcagcagcaccttcagcagcagccaccacCTGGCCTGCAGGGGGGCAGAAAGCTGCCAGATGGCGACGCACCACCCAATGTTACCGTTTCTACCTCAACCATTCCACTTTCAATGGCTGCCGGGCTGCACCAGGGCCGCCAGGCCGACCTGAGCACCATTGTGCATCAGATCAACCAGTTCTGCCAAGCTCGAGCCCAAGGTGCAGGAGCCACCTCCATGTGCGAGGGCCAGATCGCCAACCCTAGCCCCATCAGTCGCAATCTGCTTATCAGCGCCTGCTCCAGGGTCTCCATGCACAGCAACCCTGCCACCCCTGGCTTTCCCCCACCCAACTGCATTATTGGCCCTCAAGAGAAAGCCACGGTCCCAGTGGGAGCTCACCCTCCACCCAGCGTGGCTGCTATGAACCACTTGCCTTCCAGCCACACTGATCTCAAGCAGCAGCACCACTTGCAGCCGCATCTGCATCCGCAacagaatcagcagcagcagatacaacataacacacagcagcagaagatgCGCTCTTGGAATCAGCACCAGTTGGCTCATGTACCCCACATCCAGAACGGTGGGACCCACCTCTGCAAGCAGCCTTCCAGGGACCCCGCCTTCCATTTCAAGGGCATGGGCTACCCTGCAGAGGTGTGCGTGGGTCAGCCTTACACACTGAAACCTCCCTTAGAGAGGcccaccccctctccccctGTCAACAACAACGGCATGCCCGGCCCCATGGCCCACTACACTAATGGTCACTACTTCCAGTCCCACATTTGGAACAGCAGCATCCTACCCACACCCAACAGTGACAGCTCCGGGTCTCAGGACGTAGCCATGTCATTCCATGGTGCGGGCCCAGGGGGGTGCACCACGCTAGACTGTGGGCCCCCTGGGGCTCCCCATTACAGGCTAGGAGCGagctcctcctccgcctcctccgcCCAGACTACTCTGATGCAAACGGCAGATTACTTGGGTGGGGACTTCCAGACGCCCTACTTCCGCGATCAGAATCTAGGGTTGATGGGCAAGATGCACAGGCCTGCTCTGAGCAGGGTAGGTCTAGAGGTTGGGGATGGCAGAACCGCTCTCATCCAGCACCCAGGGTACAGATAA